In Chanodichthys erythropterus isolate Z2021 chromosome 18, ASM2448905v1, whole genome shotgun sequence, the following are encoded in one genomic region:
- the bahd1 gene encoding bromo adjacent homology domain-containing 1 protein isoform X4, protein MTHARQRNSLCGYKSESADQVSCQTTMDRTWPEKKAKKCSTQRGKVKEIKGKSTERDRKLYPLRGRHGLGEVSALNCCVVLTRLDESETCRNSMKGKEKEMQVKAKICKCRKKTCKTCRSAPEPKSKVKPDKSALYTEFVLEPRQRRLASLNAEAVNSLLLDREDPQQASKLSKKQQQTKGDTSLSKDTAKDNDCSRKVQDNRKRTCTGESEQCRNHKKAKTEAGTIDLQTLNSPAPKRLAGLNAAALLKLTSTSSGVKRRGKTDGKPTGGGVRGKPLQSKSRKQQHNLACQSKLKVAHQCCSLCEKQALHTEALWDGSTGSHGFITPRYQCRSMLSFPLKPVKEEKTETDVKSYYCCSQERSVEYCHRLALFLGQKTFPETDEHSLKGFLPSPHTLTHPAMPIGAHSYPCYPGYYVHIAHHGTPALPVSSNPGSHAPSSVPPLAMRTSGVQRPKLLPSSVSHPTGIPHPAYCNSVGTCYGEACRLNSYAYRSTQPIASRGCSYNAGCSSCMHKMEKEDYSYPLDDHSSSITMPSAMPLSICPISSVPPPTQSVPHLQTPLSDASRPQVQIRVGRECPQRAKPPSGSRSGVRDSAVCPHIKDGQLGAGHGSGSAKQPKISRRRATNGWLPVGVATEKEVFIVGEESTSLRRCYEGVQRDGEVIKVRDTVLLRSGPRKKSLPYVAKVSAFWEDPESGELMMSLFWYYRPEHTQGGRNPSMHCENEIFASRHQDENSVACIEDKCYVLTLAQYCRFCALVKCHEEGLRRRSPLVPPSDYVIPAHRCVPNDIDPDLVFVCRHVYDFRYGRLLKNLQ, encoded by the exons ATGACCCATGCACGGCAGAGGAACTCTTTATGTGGATATAAGAGTGAATCTGCGGACCAGGTGAGCTGTCAGACAACTATGGACAGAACTTGGCCAGAAAAGAAGGCTAAAAAATGCTCTACCCAAAGAGGAAAAGTTAAGGAAATAAAAGGGAAGAGCACAGAGAGAGACCGGAAGCTGTACCCCCTCAGGGGACGACATGGATTGGGTGAAGTGAGCGCGCTTAACTGCTGTGTCGTACTGACGCGCTTGGACGAGAGCGAAACGTGTAGGAACAGCATGAAGGGCAAGGAGAAGGAAATGCAGGTGAAGGCGAAAATCTGCAAGTGTCGCAAGAAAACATGTAAGACTTGCCGGTCAGCGCCTGAACCAAAAAGCAAAGTGAAACCGGATAAATCTGCCTTATACACAGAATTCGTCCTTGAACCTCGTCAGAGACGGCTGGCCTCTCTGAATGCAGAGGCCGTTAACAGTCTGCTGTTGGACAGAGAGGACCCCCAACAGGCATCAAAACTCTCAAAAAAGCAGCAACAGACAAAAGGAGACACTTCTCTCTCTAAAGACACAGCGAAAGATAATGATTGTTCAAGAAAAGTCCAAGACAACCGAAAACGCACATGTACCGGAGAGTCCGAACAATGTCGAAACCACAAAAAAGCGAAGACGGAGGCTGGCACTATTGATCTACAGACTCTAAACAGTCCTGCTCCCAAGCGCCTGGCCGGTTTAAATGCGGCCGCCCTACTCAAGCTGACCAGCACGTCCTCTGGAGTGAAGCGCAGAGGTAAAACAGATGGCAAACCGACTGGCGGAGGAGTGCGAGGGAAACCGCTACAGTCTAAATCACGTAAACAGCAGCACAATTTGGCCTGTCAGTCCAAGTTAAAAGTAGCGCACCAATGCTGCAGCCTCTGCGAGAAACAAGCCCTCCACACTGAGGCATTGTGGGACGGGAGCACAGGAAGCCATGGCTTTATTACCCCCAGATATCAGTGCAGATCCATGCTCAGCTTTCCCCTGAAGCCTGTGAAGGAAGAGAAAACAGAGACTGATGTGAAATCATATTACTGCTGTTCCCAGGAGAGATCAGTGGAGTACTGCCATAGACTAGCCCTGTTCCTCGGCCAGAAAACCTTCCCGGAAACCGATGAACATTCTCTGAAGGGATTTCTTCCTTCCCCTCACACGCTGACACATCCAGCTATGCCCATCGGTGCCCATTCCTATCCCTGTTACCCTGGGTACTATGTGCACATTGCCCATCACGGGACTCCGGCGCTTCCCGTAAGCTCAAATCCGGGAAGCCACGCACCCTCGTCCGTACCCCCGCTGGCGATGCGCACTAGCGGGGTCCAGAGACCAAAATTGCTGCCCTCTTCGGTTTCCCATCCTACAGGGATCCCTCATCCGGCGTACTGTAACTCTGTGGGCACCTGCTACGGAGAAGCCTGCAGGCTCAACAGCTATGCCTACAGATCCACGCAACCCATCGCTAGCAGGGGCTGCTCGTACAACGCAGGATGCTCCAGCTGCATGCACAAAATGGAAAAAG AAGACTACTCTTACCCTCTGGATGACCACAGCTCGTCCATCACAATGCCTTCTGCCATGCCTCTGTCCATCTGCCCCATCTCCAGTGTGCCTCCACCCACCCAGTCAGTGCCCCACCTGCAGACGCCTCTTTCCGACGCCAGTCGACCCCAGGTGCAGATTAGAGTGGGACGGGAATGCCCTCAGAGGGCCAAGCCGCCCAGTGGCTCTCGTTCTGGGGTGCGGGACTCTGCTGTCTGCCCCCATATTAAGGATGGCCAGCTGGGAGCAGGCCATGGCAGCGGCTCTGCCAAGCAGCCTAAGATCAGCCGTCGCCGGGCAACAAACGGTTGGCTGCCTGTTGGTGTGGCAACAGAAAAGGAAGTATTCATCGTG GGCGAGGAATCAACATCCCTGCGCAGGTGCTATGAAGGAGTGCAGAGAGATGGAGAGGTGATCAAGGTCAGAGACACTGTGCTACTGCGCTCAGGTCCCAGGAAGAAGTCCCTGCCTTATGTGGCCAAAGTCTCTGCCTTCTGGGAAGACCCTGAGTCAG GGGAGCTGATGATGAGCTTGTTTTGGTACTACCGCCCAGAGCACACTCAGGGGGGTCGCaatcccagcatgcactgtgAG AATGAGATTTTCGCATCTCGGCATCAGGATGAAAACAGTGTGGCATGTATCGAGGATAAGTGCTATGTGTTGACATTAGCACAGTACTGTAG atttTGTGCCTTGGTGAAGTGTCATGAGGAGGGCTTACGCAGACGTAGCCCCCTGGTCCCTCCCTCCGACTATGTAATTCCAGCTCATCGTTGCGTGCCCAACGACATCGATCCCGACCTGGTGTTCGTCTGCCGCCACGTTTACGACTTCCGCTACGGCCGTCTGCTGAAAAACCTGCAGTAG
- the bahd1 gene encoding bromo adjacent homology domain-containing 1 protein isoform X3, which yields MTHARQRNSLCGYKSESADQVSCQTTMDRTWPEKKAKKCSTQRGKVKEIKGKSTERDRKLYPLRGRHGLGEVSALNCCVVLTRLDESETCRNSMKGKEKEMQVKAKICKCRKKTCKTCRSAPEPKSKVKPDKSALYTEFVLEPRQRRLASLNAEAVNSLLLDREDPQQASKLSKKQQQTKGDTSLSKDTAKDNDCSRKVQDNRKRTCTGESEQCRNHKKAKTEAGTIDLQTLNSPAPKRLAGLNAAALLKLTSTSSGVKRRGKTDGKPTGGGVRGKPLQSKSRKQQHNLACQSKLKVAHQCCSLCEKQALHTEALWDGSTGSHGFITPRYQCRSMLSFPLKPVKEEKTETDVKSYYCCSQERSVEYCHRLALFLGQKTFPETDEHSLKGFLPSPHTLTHPAMPIGAHSYPCYPGYYVHIAHHGTPALPVSSNPGSHAPSSVPPLAMRTSGVQRPKLLPSSVSHPTGIPHPAYCNSVGTCYGEACRLNSYAYRSTQPIASRGCSYNAGCSSCMHKMEKEDYSYPLDDHSSSITMPSAMPLSICPISSVPPPTQSVPHLQTPLSDASRPQVQIRVGRECPQRAKPPSGSRSGVRDSAVCPHIKDGQLGAGHGSGSAKQPKISRRRATNGWLPVGVATEKEVFIVGEESTSLRRCYEGVQRDGEVIKVRDTVLLRSGPRKKSLPYVAKVSAFWEDPESGELMMSLFWYYRPEHTQGGRNPSMHCENEIFASRHQDENSVACIEDKCYVLTLAQYCRFCALVKCHEEGLRRRSPLVPPSDYVIPAHRCVPNDIDPDLVFVCRHVYDFRYGRLLKNLQQI from the exons ATGACCCATGCACGGCAGAGGAACTCTTTATGTGGATATAAGAGTGAATCTGCGGACCAGGTGAGCTGTCAGACAACTATGGACAGAACTTGGCCAGAAAAGAAGGCTAAAAAATGCTCTACCCAAAGAGGAAAAGTTAAGGAAATAAAAGGGAAGAGCACAGAGAGAGACCGGAAGCTGTACCCCCTCAGGGGACGACATGGATTGGGTGAAGTGAGCGCGCTTAACTGCTGTGTCGTACTGACGCGCTTGGACGAGAGCGAAACGTGTAGGAACAGCATGAAGGGCAAGGAGAAGGAAATGCAGGTGAAGGCGAAAATCTGCAAGTGTCGCAAGAAAACATGTAAGACTTGCCGGTCAGCGCCTGAACCAAAAAGCAAAGTGAAACCGGATAAATCTGCCTTATACACAGAATTCGTCCTTGAACCTCGTCAGAGACGGCTGGCCTCTCTGAATGCAGAGGCCGTTAACAGTCTGCTGTTGGACAGAGAGGACCCCCAACAGGCATCAAAACTCTCAAAAAAGCAGCAACAGACAAAAGGAGACACTTCTCTCTCTAAAGACACAGCGAAAGATAATGATTGTTCAAGAAAAGTCCAAGACAACCGAAAACGCACATGTACCGGAGAGTCCGAACAATGTCGAAACCACAAAAAAGCGAAGACGGAGGCTGGCACTATTGATCTACAGACTCTAAACAGTCCTGCTCCCAAGCGCCTGGCCGGTTTAAATGCGGCCGCCCTACTCAAGCTGACCAGCACGTCCTCTGGAGTGAAGCGCAGAGGTAAAACAGATGGCAAACCGACTGGCGGAGGAGTGCGAGGGAAACCGCTACAGTCTAAATCACGTAAACAGCAGCACAATTTGGCCTGTCAGTCCAAGTTAAAAGTAGCGCACCAATGCTGCAGCCTCTGCGAGAAACAAGCCCTCCACACTGAGGCATTGTGGGACGGGAGCACAGGAAGCCATGGCTTTATTACCCCCAGATATCAGTGCAGATCCATGCTCAGCTTTCCCCTGAAGCCTGTGAAGGAAGAGAAAACAGAGACTGATGTGAAATCATATTACTGCTGTTCCCAGGAGAGATCAGTGGAGTACTGCCATAGACTAGCCCTGTTCCTCGGCCAGAAAACCTTCCCGGAAACCGATGAACATTCTCTGAAGGGATTTCTTCCTTCCCCTCACACGCTGACACATCCAGCTATGCCCATCGGTGCCCATTCCTATCCCTGTTACCCTGGGTACTATGTGCACATTGCCCATCACGGGACTCCGGCGCTTCCCGTAAGCTCAAATCCGGGAAGCCACGCACCCTCGTCCGTACCCCCGCTGGCGATGCGCACTAGCGGGGTCCAGAGACCAAAATTGCTGCCCTCTTCGGTTTCCCATCCTACAGGGATCCCTCATCCGGCGTACTGTAACTCTGTGGGCACCTGCTACGGAGAAGCCTGCAGGCTCAACAGCTATGCCTACAGATCCACGCAACCCATCGCTAGCAGGGGCTGCTCGTACAACGCAGGATGCTCCAGCTGCATGCACAAAATGGAAAAAG AAGACTACTCTTACCCTCTGGATGACCACAGCTCGTCCATCACAATGCCTTCTGCCATGCCTCTGTCCATCTGCCCCATCTCCAGTGTGCCTCCACCCACCCAGTCAGTGCCCCACCTGCAGACGCCTCTTTCCGACGCCAGTCGACCCCAGGTGCAGATTAGAGTGGGACGGGAATGCCCTCAGAGGGCCAAGCCGCCCAGTGGCTCTCGTTCTGGGGTGCGGGACTCTGCTGTCTGCCCCCATATTAAGGATGGCCAGCTGGGAGCAGGCCATGGCAGCGGCTCTGCCAAGCAGCCTAAGATCAGCCGTCGCCGGGCAACAAACGGTTGGCTGCCTGTTGGTGTGGCAACAGAAAAGGAAGTATTCATCGTG GGCGAGGAATCAACATCCCTGCGCAGGTGCTATGAAGGAGTGCAGAGAGATGGAGAGGTGATCAAGGTCAGAGACACTGTGCTACTGCGCTCAGGTCCCAGGAAGAAGTCCCTGCCTTATGTGGCCAAAGTCTCTGCCTTCTGGGAAGACCCTGAGTCAG GGGAGCTGATGATGAGCTTGTTTTGGTACTACCGCCCAGAGCACACTCAGGGGGGTCGCaatcccagcatgcactgtgAG AATGAGATTTTCGCATCTCGGCATCAGGATGAAAACAGTGTGGCATGTATCGAGGATAAGTGCTATGTGTTGACATTAGCACAGTACTGTAG atttTGTGCCTTGGTGAAGTGTCATGAGGAGGGCTTACGCAGACGTAGCCCCCTGGTCCCTCCCTCCGACTATGTAATTCCAGCTCATCGTTGCGTGCCCAACGACATCGATCCCGACCTGGTGTTCGTCTGCCGCCACGTTTACGACTTCCGCTACGGCCGTCTGCTGAAAAACCTGCA acaaatctaa
- the bahd1 gene encoding bromo adjacent homology domain-containing 1 protein isoform X2, with product MTHARQRNSLCGYKSESADQVSCQTTMDRTWPEKKAKKCSTQRGKVKEIKGKSTERDRKLYPLRGRHGLGEVSALNCCVVLTRLDESETCRNSMKGKEKEMQVKAKICKCRKKTCKTCRSAPEPKSKVKPDKSALYTEFVLEPRQRRLASLNAEAVNSLLLDREDPQQASKLSKKQQQTKGDTSLSKDTAKDNDCSRKVQDNRKRTCTGESEQCRNHKKAKTEAGTIDLQTLNSPAPKRLAGLNAAALLKLTSTSSGVKRRGKTDGKPTGGGVRGKPLQSKSRKQQHNLACQSKLKVAHQCCSLCEKQALHTEALWDGSTGSHGFITPRYQCRSMLSFPLKPVKEEKTETDVKSYYCCSQERSVEYCHRLALFLGQKTFPETDEHSLKGFLPSPHTLTHPAMPIGAHSYPCYPGYYVHIAHHGTPALPVSSNPGSHAPSSVPPLAMRTSGVQRPKLLPSSVSHPTGIPHPAYCNSVGTCYGEACRLNSYAYRSTQPIASRGCSYNAGCSSCMHKMEKEDYSYPLDDHSSSITMPSAMPLSICPISSVPPPTQSVPHLQTPLSDASRPQVQIRVGRECPQRAKPPSGSRSGVRDSAVCPHIKDGQLGAGHGSGSAKQPKISRRRATNGWLPVGVATEKEVFIVGEESTSLRRCYEGVQRDGEVIKVRDTVLLRSGPRKKSLPYVAKVSAFWEDPESGELMMSLFWYYRPEHTQGGRNPSMHCENEIFASRHQDENSVACIEDKCYVLTLAQYCRFCALVKCHEEGLRRRSPLVPPSDYVIPAHRCVPNDIDPDLVFVCRHVYDFRYGRLLKNLQWSSH from the exons ATGACCCATGCACGGCAGAGGAACTCTTTATGTGGATATAAGAGTGAATCTGCGGACCAGGTGAGCTGTCAGACAACTATGGACAGAACTTGGCCAGAAAAGAAGGCTAAAAAATGCTCTACCCAAAGAGGAAAAGTTAAGGAAATAAAAGGGAAGAGCACAGAGAGAGACCGGAAGCTGTACCCCCTCAGGGGACGACATGGATTGGGTGAAGTGAGCGCGCTTAACTGCTGTGTCGTACTGACGCGCTTGGACGAGAGCGAAACGTGTAGGAACAGCATGAAGGGCAAGGAGAAGGAAATGCAGGTGAAGGCGAAAATCTGCAAGTGTCGCAAGAAAACATGTAAGACTTGCCGGTCAGCGCCTGAACCAAAAAGCAAAGTGAAACCGGATAAATCTGCCTTATACACAGAATTCGTCCTTGAACCTCGTCAGAGACGGCTGGCCTCTCTGAATGCAGAGGCCGTTAACAGTCTGCTGTTGGACAGAGAGGACCCCCAACAGGCATCAAAACTCTCAAAAAAGCAGCAACAGACAAAAGGAGACACTTCTCTCTCTAAAGACACAGCGAAAGATAATGATTGTTCAAGAAAAGTCCAAGACAACCGAAAACGCACATGTACCGGAGAGTCCGAACAATGTCGAAACCACAAAAAAGCGAAGACGGAGGCTGGCACTATTGATCTACAGACTCTAAACAGTCCTGCTCCCAAGCGCCTGGCCGGTTTAAATGCGGCCGCCCTACTCAAGCTGACCAGCACGTCCTCTGGAGTGAAGCGCAGAGGTAAAACAGATGGCAAACCGACTGGCGGAGGAGTGCGAGGGAAACCGCTACAGTCTAAATCACGTAAACAGCAGCACAATTTGGCCTGTCAGTCCAAGTTAAAAGTAGCGCACCAATGCTGCAGCCTCTGCGAGAAACAAGCCCTCCACACTGAGGCATTGTGGGACGGGAGCACAGGAAGCCATGGCTTTATTACCCCCAGATATCAGTGCAGATCCATGCTCAGCTTTCCCCTGAAGCCTGTGAAGGAAGAGAAAACAGAGACTGATGTGAAATCATATTACTGCTGTTCCCAGGAGAGATCAGTGGAGTACTGCCATAGACTAGCCCTGTTCCTCGGCCAGAAAACCTTCCCGGAAACCGATGAACATTCTCTGAAGGGATTTCTTCCTTCCCCTCACACGCTGACACATCCAGCTATGCCCATCGGTGCCCATTCCTATCCCTGTTACCCTGGGTACTATGTGCACATTGCCCATCACGGGACTCCGGCGCTTCCCGTAAGCTCAAATCCGGGAAGCCACGCACCCTCGTCCGTACCCCCGCTGGCGATGCGCACTAGCGGGGTCCAGAGACCAAAATTGCTGCCCTCTTCGGTTTCCCATCCTACAGGGATCCCTCATCCGGCGTACTGTAACTCTGTGGGCACCTGCTACGGAGAAGCCTGCAGGCTCAACAGCTATGCCTACAGATCCACGCAACCCATCGCTAGCAGGGGCTGCTCGTACAACGCAGGATGCTCCAGCTGCATGCACAAAATGGAAAAAG AAGACTACTCTTACCCTCTGGATGACCACAGCTCGTCCATCACAATGCCTTCTGCCATGCCTCTGTCCATCTGCCCCATCTCCAGTGTGCCTCCACCCACCCAGTCAGTGCCCCACCTGCAGACGCCTCTTTCCGACGCCAGTCGACCCCAGGTGCAGATTAGAGTGGGACGGGAATGCCCTCAGAGGGCCAAGCCGCCCAGTGGCTCTCGTTCTGGGGTGCGGGACTCTGCTGTCTGCCCCCATATTAAGGATGGCCAGCTGGGAGCAGGCCATGGCAGCGGCTCTGCCAAGCAGCCTAAGATCAGCCGTCGCCGGGCAACAAACGGTTGGCTGCCTGTTGGTGTGGCAACAGAAAAGGAAGTATTCATCGTG GGCGAGGAATCAACATCCCTGCGCAGGTGCTATGAAGGAGTGCAGAGAGATGGAGAGGTGATCAAGGTCAGAGACACTGTGCTACTGCGCTCAGGTCCCAGGAAGAAGTCCCTGCCTTATGTGGCCAAAGTCTCTGCCTTCTGGGAAGACCCTGAGTCAG GGGAGCTGATGATGAGCTTGTTTTGGTACTACCGCCCAGAGCACACTCAGGGGGGTCGCaatcccagcatgcactgtgAG AATGAGATTTTCGCATCTCGGCATCAGGATGAAAACAGTGTGGCATGTATCGAGGATAAGTGCTATGTGTTGACATTAGCACAGTACTGTAG atttTGTGCCTTGGTGAAGTGTCATGAGGAGGGCTTACGCAGACGTAGCCCCCTGGTCCCTCCCTCCGACTATGTAATTCCAGCTCATCGTTGCGTGCCCAACGACATCGATCCCGACCTGGTGTTCGTCTGCCGCCACGTTTACGACTTCCGCTACGGCCGTCTGCTGAAAAACCTGCA atggagttcccattga
- the bahd1 gene encoding bromo adjacent homology domain-containing 1 protein isoform X1, with translation MTHARQRNSLCGYKSESADQVSCQTTMDRTWPEKKAKKCSTQRGKVKEIKGKSTERDRKLYPLRGRHGLGEVSALNCCVVLTRLDESETCRNSMKGKEKEMQVKAKICKCRKKTCKTCRSAPEPKSKVKPDKSALYTEFVLEPRQRRLASLNAEAVNSLLLDREDPQQASKLSKKQQQTKGDTSLSKDTAKDNDCSRKVQDNRKRTCTGESEQCRNHKKAKTEAGTIDLQTLNSPAPKRLAGLNAAALLKLTSTSSGVKRRGKTDGKPTGGGVRGKPLQSKSRKQQHNLACQSKLKVAHQCCSLCEKQALHTEALWDGSTGSHGFITPRYQCRSMLSFPLKPVKEEKTETDVKSYYCCSQERSVEYCHRLALFLGQKTFPETDEHSLKGFLPSPHTLTHPAMPIGAHSYPCYPGYYVHIAHHGTPALPVSSNPGSHAPSSVPPLAMRTSGVQRPKLLPSSVSHPTGIPHPAYCNSVGTCYGEACRLNSYAYRSTQPIASRGCSYNAGCSSCMHKMEKEDYSYPLDDHSSSITMPSAMPLSICPISSVPPPTQSVPHLQTPLSDASRPQVQIRVGRECPQRAKPPSGSRSGVRDSAVCPHIKDGQLGAGHGSGSAKQPKISRRRATNGWLPVGVATEKEVFIVGEESTSLRRCYEGVQRDGEVIKVRDTVLLRSGPRKKSLPYVAKVSAFWEDPESGELMMSLFWYYRPEHTQGGRNPSMHCENEIFASRHQDENSVACIEDKCYVLTLAQYCRFCALVKCHEEGLRRRSPLVPPSDYVIPAHRCVPNDIDPDLVFVCRHVYDFRYGRLLKNLQYHGLAF, from the exons ATGACCCATGCACGGCAGAGGAACTCTTTATGTGGATATAAGAGTGAATCTGCGGACCAGGTGAGCTGTCAGACAACTATGGACAGAACTTGGCCAGAAAAGAAGGCTAAAAAATGCTCTACCCAAAGAGGAAAAGTTAAGGAAATAAAAGGGAAGAGCACAGAGAGAGACCGGAAGCTGTACCCCCTCAGGGGACGACATGGATTGGGTGAAGTGAGCGCGCTTAACTGCTGTGTCGTACTGACGCGCTTGGACGAGAGCGAAACGTGTAGGAACAGCATGAAGGGCAAGGAGAAGGAAATGCAGGTGAAGGCGAAAATCTGCAAGTGTCGCAAGAAAACATGTAAGACTTGCCGGTCAGCGCCTGAACCAAAAAGCAAAGTGAAACCGGATAAATCTGCCTTATACACAGAATTCGTCCTTGAACCTCGTCAGAGACGGCTGGCCTCTCTGAATGCAGAGGCCGTTAACAGTCTGCTGTTGGACAGAGAGGACCCCCAACAGGCATCAAAACTCTCAAAAAAGCAGCAACAGACAAAAGGAGACACTTCTCTCTCTAAAGACACAGCGAAAGATAATGATTGTTCAAGAAAAGTCCAAGACAACCGAAAACGCACATGTACCGGAGAGTCCGAACAATGTCGAAACCACAAAAAAGCGAAGACGGAGGCTGGCACTATTGATCTACAGACTCTAAACAGTCCTGCTCCCAAGCGCCTGGCCGGTTTAAATGCGGCCGCCCTACTCAAGCTGACCAGCACGTCCTCTGGAGTGAAGCGCAGAGGTAAAACAGATGGCAAACCGACTGGCGGAGGAGTGCGAGGGAAACCGCTACAGTCTAAATCACGTAAACAGCAGCACAATTTGGCCTGTCAGTCCAAGTTAAAAGTAGCGCACCAATGCTGCAGCCTCTGCGAGAAACAAGCCCTCCACACTGAGGCATTGTGGGACGGGAGCACAGGAAGCCATGGCTTTATTACCCCCAGATATCAGTGCAGATCCATGCTCAGCTTTCCCCTGAAGCCTGTGAAGGAAGAGAAAACAGAGACTGATGTGAAATCATATTACTGCTGTTCCCAGGAGAGATCAGTGGAGTACTGCCATAGACTAGCCCTGTTCCTCGGCCAGAAAACCTTCCCGGAAACCGATGAACATTCTCTGAAGGGATTTCTTCCTTCCCCTCACACGCTGACACATCCAGCTATGCCCATCGGTGCCCATTCCTATCCCTGTTACCCTGGGTACTATGTGCACATTGCCCATCACGGGACTCCGGCGCTTCCCGTAAGCTCAAATCCGGGAAGCCACGCACCCTCGTCCGTACCCCCGCTGGCGATGCGCACTAGCGGGGTCCAGAGACCAAAATTGCTGCCCTCTTCGGTTTCCCATCCTACAGGGATCCCTCATCCGGCGTACTGTAACTCTGTGGGCACCTGCTACGGAGAAGCCTGCAGGCTCAACAGCTATGCCTACAGATCCACGCAACCCATCGCTAGCAGGGGCTGCTCGTACAACGCAGGATGCTCCAGCTGCATGCACAAAATGGAAAAAG AAGACTACTCTTACCCTCTGGATGACCACAGCTCGTCCATCACAATGCCTTCTGCCATGCCTCTGTCCATCTGCCCCATCTCCAGTGTGCCTCCACCCACCCAGTCAGTGCCCCACCTGCAGACGCCTCTTTCCGACGCCAGTCGACCCCAGGTGCAGATTAGAGTGGGACGGGAATGCCCTCAGAGGGCCAAGCCGCCCAGTGGCTCTCGTTCTGGGGTGCGGGACTCTGCTGTCTGCCCCCATATTAAGGATGGCCAGCTGGGAGCAGGCCATGGCAGCGGCTCTGCCAAGCAGCCTAAGATCAGCCGTCGCCGGGCAACAAACGGTTGGCTGCCTGTTGGTGTGGCAACAGAAAAGGAAGTATTCATCGTG GGCGAGGAATCAACATCCCTGCGCAGGTGCTATGAAGGAGTGCAGAGAGATGGAGAGGTGATCAAGGTCAGAGACACTGTGCTACTGCGCTCAGGTCCCAGGAAGAAGTCCCTGCCTTATGTGGCCAAAGTCTCTGCCTTCTGGGAAGACCCTGAGTCAG GGGAGCTGATGATGAGCTTGTTTTGGTACTACCGCCCAGAGCACACTCAGGGGGGTCGCaatcccagcatgcactgtgAG AATGAGATTTTCGCATCTCGGCATCAGGATGAAAACAGTGTGGCATGTATCGAGGATAAGTGCTATGTGTTGACATTAGCACAGTACTGTAG atttTGTGCCTTGGTGAAGTGTCATGAGGAGGGCTTACGCAGACGTAGCCCCCTGGTCCCTCCCTCCGACTATGTAATTCCAGCTCATCGTTGCGTGCCCAACGACATCGATCCCGACCTGGTGTTCGTCTGCCGCCACGTTTACGACTTCCGCTACGGCCGTCTGCTGAAAAACCTGCA GTATCATGGGTTGGCATTTTAA